The following are encoded in a window of Haloarcula laminariae genomic DNA:
- a CDS encoding DUF4212 domain-containing protein, protein MSDKNTHETATDGGATRAAQRHQNTDYLNEEVNLLKPSTAYMRDHLRIVWAGFVAWALIVFGPVTMTAIAPEMMTTTMPVLGFPWHYFLVAFCGPTGALVLAAIYARQRDKLDEKYGIEHTTGDPETGEHGDSGEAAATDGGVEQ, encoded by the coding sequence ATGTCAGACAAAAACACGCACGAAACGGCGACAGACGGCGGGGCGACCCGAGCCGCACAGCGCCATCAGAACACGGACTACCTCAACGAGGAGGTGAACTTGCTGAAACCGAGCACCGCCTACATGCGCGACCACCTCAGAATCGTCTGGGCCGGCTTCGTCGCCTGGGCGCTCATCGTGTTCGGTCCGGTGACCATGACGGCCATCGCGCCGGAGATGATGACGACGACGATGCCCGTCCTCGGGTTCCCGTGGCACTACTTCCTGGTGGCCTTCTGTGGGCCGACGGGCGCGCTCGTCCTGGCGGCCATCTACGCCCGCCAGCGCGACAAGCTCGACGAGAAGTACGGCATCGAACACACCACCGGCGACCCCGAGACGGGCGAGCACGGTGACAGCGGTGAGGCCGCGGCCACCGACGGGGGCGTCGAGCAATGA
- the acs gene encoding acetate--CoA ligase: MSDEEVQLEARLEEQDVFEPPESFVEQANVADPGIYEEFEEKGPEAWERAADLLDWESEWDQVLDDSNAPFYEWFTDGELNASANCLDRHLDDRGDEAAIEWIGELGEKRTYSYSELHREVNEFAAALRDLGVEEDDVVTMYMPMIPELPVAMLACARIGAPHSVVFAGFSADALATRMESADSEFLVTCDGYYRRGDPLPHKEKANEGLDDVGHEVETVVVDRLDDDYDHPMKADEHDYDELVGEHEGAEVEPVTRNAEDMLFLMYTSGTTGEPKGVKHTTGGYLSYAAWTSHAVLDVKPDDTYWCSADIGWITGHSYIVYGPLSLGTTTVMYEGTPDYPDKDRLWDIVEEYEVTQLYTAPTAIRAFMKWGTEYPDSHDLSSLRLLGTVGEPINPRAWKWYYKHIGGESCPIVDTWWQTETGGMMVTTLPAIGEMKPGTAGRPLPGISADVVDVSGDPVGAGRAGYLVVNQPWPGMLRTLYKNDERFLDEYWREYSDPDRDQWVYFPEDGAKLDEDGYITVLGRVDDVLNVSGHRLGTMEIESAIVGVEGVAEAAVVGGDHEIKGEAVYAYIITEDGAEENEELRQAIIEGVEDAIGPIARPEAVIFTPELPKTRSGKIMRRLLEEIANGEELGDTSTLRNPDVVTEIQSKMSGD, encoded by the coding sequence ATGTCAGATGAAGAGGTCCAACTTGAAGCGCGACTCGAAGAACAGGACGTCTTCGAGCCACCGGAGTCGTTCGTCGAGCAGGCCAACGTTGCCGACCCCGGCATCTACGAAGAGTTCGAGGAGAAGGGGCCCGAAGCCTGGGAACGGGCAGCGGACTTGCTCGACTGGGAGAGCGAGTGGGACCAGGTACTTGATGACAGCAACGCCCCCTTCTACGAGTGGTTCACAGACGGGGAACTGAACGCCTCGGCGAACTGTCTCGACCGGCATCTCGACGACCGCGGTGACGAGGCCGCGATCGAGTGGATCGGCGAGCTCGGGGAGAAACGCACCTACAGTTACAGCGAACTCCACCGAGAGGTAAACGAGTTCGCCGCCGCCTTGCGCGACCTGGGCGTCGAGGAGGACGACGTGGTCACGATGTACATGCCGATGATTCCGGAGCTGCCGGTCGCCATGCTGGCGTGTGCCCGCATCGGCGCACCTCACTCTGTGGTCTTTGCTGGTTTCTCCGCGGACGCGCTCGCGACCCGGATGGAGTCGGCCGACTCCGAGTTCCTCGTGACCTGTGACGGCTACTACCGGCGCGGGGACCCGCTCCCGCACAAGGAGAAGGCGAACGAGGGCCTCGACGACGTGGGCCACGAGGTCGAGACCGTCGTCGTCGACCGGCTGGACGACGACTACGACCACCCCATGAAAGCGGACGAGCACGACTACGACGAACTCGTCGGCGAACACGAGGGCGCCGAGGTCGAGCCGGTCACCCGGAACGCCGAGGACATGCTGTTCCTCATGTACACCTCCGGGACCACCGGAGAGCCCAAGGGCGTCAAACACACGACCGGCGGCTATCTGTCCTACGCGGCCTGGACGAGCCACGCCGTCCTGGACGTCAAGCCCGACGACACCTACTGGTGTTCGGCCGACATCGGCTGGATTACCGGCCACTCCTACATCGTCTACGGGCCGCTGTCCCTGGGGACCACGACGGTGATGTACGAGGGGACCCCCGACTACCCCGACAAGGACCGCCTCTGGGACATCGTCGAGGAGTACGAGGTCACCCAGCTCTACACCGCACCGACGGCCATCCGCGCGTTCATGAAGTGGGGCACGGAGTACCCCGACAGCCACGACCTCTCCAGCCTCCGGCTGCTGGGGACTGTCGGCGAACCAATCAACCCCCGCGCGTGGAAGTGGTACTACAAACACATCGGCGGGGAGTCCTGTCCCATCGTCGACACCTGGTGGCAGACCGAGACCGGCGGGATGATGGTGACGACGCTGCCGGCCATCGGCGAGATGAAACCGGGGACCGCCGGACGGCCGCTGCCCGGCATCAGCGCCGACGTGGTCGACGTAAGCGGCGACCCCGTCGGGGCCGGGCGAGCGGGCTACCTCGTCGTCAACCAGCCCTGGCCCGGGATGCTCCGGACGCTGTACAAGAACGACGAGCGGTTCCTCGACGAGTACTGGCGCGAGTACTCCGACCCCGACCGCGACCAGTGGGTGTACTTCCCCGAGGACGGCGCCAAGCTCGACGAGGACGGGTACATCACCGTCCTGGGTCGGGTCGACGACGTGCTCAACGTCTCGGGCCACCGCCTGGGAACGATGGAGATAGAGAGCGCCATCGTCGGCGTCGAAGGCGTCGCCGAGGCGGCCGTCGTCGGCGGGGACCACGAAATCAAGGGCGAGGCGGTGTACGCCTACATCATCACCGAGGACGGCGCCGAGGAGAACGAGGAACTCCGGCAGGCGATCATCGAGGGCGTCGAAGACGCCATCGGGCCCATCGCCCGTCCGGAGGCAGTCATCTTCACGCCGGAACTCCCCAAGACCCGCTCGGGGAAGATCATGCGGCGGCTGCTGGAGGAAATCGCCAACGGCGAGGAGCTGGGCGACACCAGCACGCTGCGCAATCCCGACGTGGTGACTGAAATCCAGTCGAAGATGAGCGGCGACTGA
- a CDS encoding bacterio-opsin activator domain-containing protein, whose amino-acid sequence MTTDVLGARGYERLRRAAETHREDLVVRLGGEVGLRPAEMAQLRVADVETVGNHHFLAVRDGETVTRETYLPSGVEHDVRKFASAAGRDDDEPLLSVSARRLQMLVGEVADRAAETEPRLADVSSRDLRWRFAADLLADGVPAHVVCALGGWERLDRLAPLLDEPDREAVVSAVDTAQTDTAPARLRRTIGVASEVGAALSEAATGQEIAETVCDRLAATEGFRFAWLAEHTGDGLTPRAIAGTGEQRVTEQRRAHGDVATDAIEGNEVRSVEGRDGPVVFVPLVREDAVSGALAVGTTAGIGDAEREALGALGAHVGAALSAVERKRLLLADTVTELTFKSTDADAVTVGLSATLDCRVELSGVVPVGGRSLLYYLVVDGASTDAVLDYVTDDPATVDARLIEDYRDGALLEVVVTAAPTLSLVENGGRIRDLTAESGEATITAELPTDTDLRGVVDTVVGAYPGTTLSAKHETERPVETDTGFRKHLSDHLSDRQATVLEAAYHSGYFEWPRGTTAEELADSLAVSAPTLHNHLRKAQQKVLTAFFAEASETPSREVKGEV is encoded by the coding sequence ATGACTACCGACGTGCTCGGCGCCCGCGGGTACGAGCGGCTCCGCCGCGCCGCCGAGACCCACCGCGAAGACCTGGTCGTCCGGTTGGGCGGGGAAGTCGGCCTGCGGCCGGCCGAGATGGCACAGCTCCGGGTGGCCGACGTCGAGACCGTCGGAAACCACCACTTCCTGGCCGTCCGCGACGGCGAAACGGTGACCCGCGAGACCTACCTGCCCTCGGGCGTCGAACACGACGTGCGGAAGTTCGCCAGCGCGGCCGGCCGCGACGACGACGAGCCGCTGCTGTCGGTCTCGGCCCGCCGCCTCCAGATGCTCGTCGGCGAGGTGGCCGACCGCGCCGCCGAGACGGAGCCGCGGCTGGCCGACGTCTCCTCGCGGGACCTGCGCTGGCGGTTCGCGGCGGACCTCCTCGCCGACGGCGTCCCCGCCCACGTCGTCTGTGCGCTGGGCGGCTGGGAGCGCCTCGACCGGCTCGCGCCCCTCCTCGACGAGCCCGACCGCGAAGCCGTCGTCAGCGCCGTCGATACCGCACAGACCGACACGGCGCCGGCCCGCCTCCGCCGGACCATCGGCGTCGCCAGCGAGGTCGGCGCGGCGCTGTCCGAGGCCGCGACCGGCCAGGAGATAGCCGAGACCGTGTGCGACCGGCTGGCGGCGACCGAGGGGTTCCGGTTCGCGTGGCTGGCCGAACACACCGGCGACGGCCTCACGCCGCGTGCGATAGCCGGGACCGGCGAGCAACGCGTCACCGAACAGCGGCGGGCACACGGGGACGTGGCGACCGACGCGATAGAGGGCAACGAGGTCCGCTCGGTCGAGGGTCGGGACGGCCCGGTCGTGTTCGTCCCGCTCGTCCGCGAAGACGCCGTCTCGGGCGCGCTGGCCGTCGGCACGACCGCCGGTATCGGCGACGCCGAACGGGAGGCACTGGGGGCGCTCGGGGCCCACGTCGGCGCGGCGCTGTCGGCCGTCGAGCGAAAGCGACTGCTGCTTGCGGATACGGTCACCGAACTCACCTTCAAGAGCACCGACGCCGACGCCGTGACCGTCGGGCTCTCGGCGACGCTGGACTGCCGGGTCGAACTCTCGGGGGTGGTGCCGGTCGGCGGGCGGTCGCTGCTGTACTACCTCGTCGTCGACGGGGCATCGACCGACGCCGTCCTCGACTACGTCACCGACGACCCCGCGACCGTCGACGCCCGCCTCATCGAGGACTACCGCGACGGCGCGCTGCTGGAGGTCGTCGTCACGGCGGCGCCCACGCTCTCGCTCGTGGAGAACGGGGGCCGCATCCGGGACCTGACGGCCGAAAGCGGCGAGGCGACCATCACCGCGGAACTCCCCACCGACACCGACCTCCGCGGGGTCGTCGATACCGTCGTGGGCGCTTACCCCGGGACGACGCTGAGCGCGAAACACGAGACCGAGCGCCCGGTCGAGACCGACACCGGGTTCCGAAAGCACCTGTCGGACCACCTCTCCGACCGGCAGGCGACCGTGTTAGAAGCGGCCTACCACAGCGGCTACTTCGAGTGGCCCCGGGGGACGACCGCCGAGGAACTCGCCGACTCGCTCGCCGTCTCCGCCCCGACGCTCCACAACCATCTCAGAAAGGCCCAACAGAAAGTCCTGACCGCGTTCTTCGCCGAGGCGTCCGAAACGCCGTCGAGAGAAGTGAAGGGCGAAGTGTAA
- a CDS encoding acetate--CoA ligase, whose translation MTTGDGSGRATALDDRPAIDPPAWFVEQANVADPAVYDQFEREWPDCWQRAADLLEWHDPPADVLRGADGPPFEWFPEGRLNASYNCIDRHLPERKNQLALIWEGHVGESRSYTYRELYREVNAVAAALRAQGVEADDVVTIYLPMVPELPVVMLACVRLGVIHNVVFAGFSANALAERLERTGSSLLVTCDGYYRRGSAVAQKNKADNARLAVDHDIDVVVLDRLGRDVHLGEGYHDYDRLREAYDGETVEPVPRDATDTLFRIYTSGTTGEPKAVDHTTGGYLSHVAWTSHAVLDVKPEDTYWCSADIGWITGHSYIVYGPLALGTTTMLYNGTPDHPEKDRLWDIVEEYAVDVFYTAPTAVRAFMKWGTEHPESHDLSSLRLLGTVGEPIDEPAWQWYREHIGGGECPIVDTWWQTETGAILLSTLPGVDAMKPGAAGKPLPGVEMSVVDPVGESVGAGTAGELVVTSPWPGMPQSLRTGEGWGEAADRGEEWRYAPEDGAIVDSDGYLTLLGRIDDAINVAGRRFSTMELESAIAGVEGVVEAAVVGADHATTGTAVYAYVSPTSNCAEAALRERIERAVESAIGSVAVPETVVFTPELPKTRSGKVMRRLLTAVANGDELGDISALRNPEILGELRSATPE comes from the coding sequence ATGACAACGGGTGACGGGTCCGGTCGAGCCACCGCACTGGACGACCGCCCGGCCATCGACCCGCCGGCGTGGTTCGTCGAACAGGCGAACGTCGCCGACCCGGCGGTGTACGACCAGTTCGAACGCGAATGGCCCGACTGCTGGCAGCGGGCGGCCGACCTGCTCGAGTGGCACGACCCGCCCGCCGACGTGCTTCGGGGGGCTGACGGCCCGCCCTTCGAGTGGTTCCCCGAGGGGCGCCTGAACGCCTCCTACAACTGTATCGACCGCCACCTCCCGGAGCGCAAGAACCAGCTCGCGCTCATCTGGGAGGGCCACGTCGGCGAGTCCCGCAGCTACACGTACCGGGAGCTGTACCGCGAGGTCAACGCCGTCGCGGCCGCGCTTCGGGCACAGGGGGTCGAGGCCGACGACGTGGTGACAATCTACCTCCCGATGGTGCCCGAGCTCCCGGTCGTGATGCTCGCCTGCGTCCGGCTGGGCGTGATTCACAACGTCGTCTTCGCGGGGTTTTCGGCCAACGCGCTCGCCGAGCGACTGGAGCGGACCGGCTCGTCGCTGCTTGTCACCTGCGACGGCTACTACCGGCGGGGCAGCGCCGTTGCCCAGAAGAACAAGGCCGACAACGCCCGCCTCGCCGTCGACCACGACATCGACGTGGTCGTGCTCGATAGGCTGGGACGGGACGTCCACCTCGGCGAGGGGTACCACGACTACGACCGCCTGCGGGAGGCCTACGACGGCGAGACGGTCGAGCCGGTCCCGCGGGACGCGACGGACACCCTCTTTCGCATCTACACCTCCGGGACGACCGGGGAGCCAAAGGCCGTCGACCACACGACGGGGGGGTATCTCTCCCACGTCGCGTGGACGAGCCACGCCGTCCTCGATGTCAAGCCCGAGGACACCTACTGGTGTTCGGCCGACATCGGCTGGATTACCGGCCACTCCTACATCGTCTACGGGCCCCTCGCCCTGGGGACGACGACGATGCTGTACAACGGCACGCCCGACCACCCCGAGAAGGACCGCCTCTGGGACATCGTCGAGGAGTACGCCGTCGACGTGTTCTACACCGCGCCGACGGCCGTCCGCGCGTTCATGAAGTGGGGGACGGAACACCCCGAGAGCCACGACCTCTCCAGCCTGCGCCTGCTCGGCACCGTCGGCGAACCCATCGACGAGCCGGCCTGGCAGTGGTACCGCGAACACATCGGCGGCGGGGAGTGTCCCATCGTCGACACCTGGTGGCAGACCGAGACGGGCGCGATACTGCTCTCGACGCTCCCGGGCGTCGACGCGATGAAGCCGGGAGCGGCGGGAAAGCCCCTGCCCGGCGTCGAGATGTCGGTCGTCGACCCCGTCGGCGAGTCGGTCGGGGCCGGCACCGCCGGCGAACTCGTCGTCACCAGCCCCTGGCCGGGGATGCCCCAGTCGCTTCGCACCGGCGAGGGGTGGGGGGAAGCCGCCGACCGCGGCGAGGAGTGGCGCTACGCCCCCGAGGACGGGGCGATAGTCGACAGCGACGGCTATCTCACGCTGCTGGGCCGCATCGACGACGCCATCAACGTCGCGGGACGGCGCTTCAGCACGATGGAACTGGAGTCGGCCATCGCGGGCGTCGAGGGGGTCGTCGAGGCCGCCGTCGTCGGGGCGGACCACGCGACCACCGGAACGGCCGTCTACGCCTACGTCTCGCCGACGAGCAACTGCGCCGAGGCGGCGCTCCGGGAGCGAATCGAACGGGCCGTCGAGTCCGCTATCGGCAGCGTCGCGGTCCCCGAAACGGTGGTGTTCACCCCGGAGCTGCCCAAGACCCGATCGGGGAAGGTGATGCGCCGACTGTTGACCGCCGTCGCCAACGGCGACGAGCTCGGCGACATCAGCGCGCTGCGTAACCCCGAGATACTCGGGGAGTTGCGGTCGGCGACACCTGAATGA
- a CDS encoding CheF family chemotaxis protein, with protein sequence MSDTEKKIADMQGQFLQAVSQGQRLTDAEWQNCRIILTTQRIALIADDKRQIALTDIDRIADRFDVNQRSAGVSEYVALHVGEDVVLVSASDHEAFETDFYRASLDGAVILVQHPAVKGGVVKSNEWTKGRLKISDEAVRLAMADGQAVDIERTDIGDLTVEEKQVNGEERTVIQVEHSQGDISVETHLAGEEFHATVLRTMLEDSAEQNRADLDLSSTEKRVIMALHSGVSPFDIPNFVGIDVEKTEAIFDRLIELDVISVLRERTEVALTTKGRRVAGDRMGEQ encoded by the coding sequence ATGAGCGACACAGAGAAGAAAATCGCCGACATGCAGGGTCAGTTCCTGCAGGCGGTCTCGCAGGGCCAGCGGCTCACCGACGCCGAGTGGCAGAACTGCCGCATCATCCTCACGACCCAGCGCATCGCGCTCATCGCCGACGACAAGCGACAGATCGCGCTGACTGACATCGACCGCATCGCCGACCGGTTCGACGTGAACCAGCGCAGCGCCGGCGTCTCCGAGTACGTCGCCCTCCACGTCGGCGAGGACGTCGTTCTGGTGTCGGCGTCGGACCACGAGGCCTTCGAGACGGACTTCTACCGGGCGAGCCTGGACGGGGCGGTCATCCTCGTGCAACACCCCGCGGTGAAAGGCGGCGTCGTCAAGAGCAACGAGTGGACGAAGGGCCGATTGAAAATCTCGGACGAGGCCGTCCGCCTGGCGATGGCCGACGGACAGGCCGTCGACATCGAGCGGACCGACATCGGCGACCTGACCGTCGAGGAAAAGCAGGTCAACGGGGAGGAACGGACCGTCATCCAGGTCGAACACAGCCAGGGCGACATCAGCGTCGAGACCCACCTCGCCGGCGAGGAGTTCCACGCCACCGTCCTCCGGACGATGCTCGAGGACAGCGCCGAGCAGAACCGCGCCGACCTCGACCTATCCTCGACCGAGAAGCGGGTCATCATGGCGCTGCATTCGGGCGTCTCACCCTTCGATATCCCGAACTTCGTCGGCATCGACGTCGAGAAGACCGAGGCCATCTTCGACCGCCTCATCGAACTCGACGTCATCAGCGTGCTCCGGGAGCGCACCGAGGTCGCGCTGACGACGAAGGGCCGGCGGGTTGCCGGGGACCGGATGGGAGAGCAGTAG
- the glmU gene encoding bifunctional sugar-1-phosphate nucleotidylyltransferase/acetyltransferase, with protein sequence MDIDTAVVLAAGEGTRLRPLTRNRPKPMLPAGNRPILEYVFDALVEAGIEELVVVVGYKRDRVQNHFGPTYRDVPVTYVTQSKQLGSGHALLQAREAVDGSLLVLNGDRLIDAGTVSAVADSFAETGDPSLAVVERQETSRYGAVEMHGDHIEELVEKPRDGDYRLINGGVYAFSSDIFTAIEETPRQEGELALTDTLERIIERDRVRGVEVDGMWVDATYPWDLLTVASEVLTRGRVVEAARSDGVWIADSARVHREAVLQGPVVVGQDCEVGPDAVVGPNTALGSNVTVGSNAVVQDSVIDADTRIDPGSTLMDTVTGQDVHLGASTVVPSGPADVQVGTRIFEEQRLGAVIADRARARGNVSFTPGSLVGPKARLDVGVTVRGNVDEGAEVTR encoded by the coding sequence ATGGACATCGATACCGCGGTTGTACTCGCGGCTGGCGAGGGGACCCGACTGCGGCCGCTGACCCGCAATCGGCCAAAGCCCATGTTGCCGGCCGGGAACCGGCCGATTCTCGAATACGTCTTCGACGCGCTAGTGGAGGCAGGCATCGAGGAACTCGTCGTAGTCGTCGGCTACAAGCGCGACCGCGTCCAGAACCACTTCGGTCCGACCTACCGCGACGTGCCGGTCACCTACGTCACCCAGAGCAAGCAGCTGGGCAGCGGCCACGCGCTCTTGCAGGCCCGCGAGGCCGTCGACGGGTCGTTGCTCGTGCTCAACGGCGACCGGCTCATCGACGCCGGCACGGTGTCGGCCGTCGCCGACAGCTTCGCGGAGACGGGCGACCCGTCGCTGGCCGTCGTCGAGCGCCAGGAGACGAGCCGGTACGGGGCCGTCGAGATGCACGGCGACCACATCGAAGAGCTGGTCGAGAAACCCCGCGACGGCGACTATCGGCTCATCAACGGCGGCGTCTACGCCTTCTCCTCGGACATCTTCACCGCGATAGAGGAGACGCCGCGACAGGAGGGCGAACTGGCCCTGACCGACACCCTGGAGCGCATCATCGAACGCGACCGGGTCCGCGGCGTCGAGGTCGACGGGATGTGGGTCGACGCCACCTACCCCTGGGACCTGCTGACCGTCGCGAGCGAGGTGCTGACCCGCGGCCGGGTCGTCGAGGCGGCCCGCAGCGACGGGGTCTGGATCGCCGACTCGGCCCGGGTCCACCGCGAGGCGGTGTTGCAGGGGCCGGTCGTCGTCGGGCAGGACTGCGAGGTCGGGCCCGACGCCGTCGTCGGCCCGAACACGGCGCTCGGTAGCAACGTCACCGTCGGCTCGAACGCCGTCGTCCAGGACAGCGTCATCGACGCGGACACGCGCATCGACCCCGGCTCGACGCTGATGGACACCGTCACCGGACAGGACGTCCACCTGGGCGCGAGCACGGTGGTTCCCTCCGGCCCGGCCGACGTCCAGGTCGGGACGCGGATATTCGAGGAGCAACGGCTGGGCGCGGTCATCGCTGACCGGGCCCGCGCCCGGGGGAACGTCAGCTTCACGCCCGGCTCGCTCGTCGGGCCGAAGGCCCGCCTCGACGTGGGCGTGACCGTGCGTGGCAACGTCGACGAGGGCGCGGAGGTGACCCGCTGA
- the glmS gene encoding glutamine--fructose-6-phosphate transaminase (isomerizing) yields the protein MCGIIGCVGRGDETLDTLVHGLSKLEYRGYDSAGVAMSGDRLSLCKKSGKIDDLREALSKTSLSGSVGIGHTRWSTHGPPTDANSHPHQDCKGDVAVVHNGIIENYQSLRDELVAAGHTFTSDTDTEVVPHLIEDALADGADPEAAVRRAIAQLEGSYAIAAVVAGTDAIFAARNDSPLVLGLDGGATYLASDVPAFRDFTDKVVYLSDGEFARLDASGWEVTDSDGVRVEKDVDTVEWDPEETGKSGYDHFMLKEIHEQPRALRQCLRERVDEMAGAVDLDDLGDLSPTGVQFVACGTSYHAALYGAQLFREAGIPAQAFLASEYATSVPPIGDALVVGVTQSGETADTLSALRAAQKRGARTLVVTNVVGSTAARECDHAFYIRAGPEIGVAASKTFSSQLAALNLLTLGMTNSDDAREVINGLRELPGDLQRVLDESRAEEVAEMYTDAGAYFFIGRGLQFPVALEGALKMKEITYKHAEGFAAGELKHGPLALVTSETPVFAVVIGDDEKARKTVGNVKEVEARDAPVVAITDGQTDVHRYADHVLEVPETHERAAAVLANAHLQLLSYYTAAKLGRNIDKPRNLAKSVTVE from the coding sequence ATGTGCGGCATCATCGGCTGTGTCGGCCGGGGCGACGAGACCCTGGACACGCTGGTGCACGGCCTCTCGAAGCTGGAGTACCGCGGCTACGACTCGGCGGGCGTGGCGATGTCCGGCGACCGGCTGTCGCTGTGCAAGAAATCGGGGAAAATCGACGACCTCCGCGAGGCCCTCTCGAAGACGTCGCTGTCGGGCTCGGTCGGTATCGGCCACACCCGCTGGAGCACGCACGGGCCGCCCACCGACGCGAACTCCCACCCCCACCAGGACTGCAAGGGCGACGTGGCCGTCGTCCACAACGGCATCATCGAGAACTACCAGAGCCTGCGTGACGAACTGGTCGCCGCCGGCCACACCTTCACCTCCGACACCGACACCGAAGTCGTCCCCCACCTCATCGAGGACGCGCTGGCCGACGGCGCCGACCCCGAAGCGGCCGTCCGCCGGGCCATCGCCCAGCTGGAGGGGAGCTACGCCATCGCGGCCGTCGTCGCCGGCACCGACGCCATCTTCGCCGCGCGCAACGACTCCCCGCTGGTGCTGGGACTGGACGGGGGCGCGACCTACCTCGCCAGCGACGTTCCCGCGTTCCGCGATTTCACCGACAAGGTCGTCTATCTCTCCGACGGCGAGTTCGCTCGCCTCGACGCGAGCGGCTGGGAGGTCACCGACTCCGACGGCGTCCGCGTCGAGAAGGACGTCGACACCGTCGAGTGGGACCCCGAGGAGACCGGCAAGAGCGGCTACGACCACTTCATGCTGAAGGAGATTCACGAACAGCCCCGCGCGCTCCGGCAGTGCCTGCGCGAGCGCGTCGACGAGATGGCCGGCGCCGTCGACCTCGACGACCTGGGGGACCTCTCGCCGACCGGCGTCCAGTTCGTCGCCTGTGGGACCTCCTACCACGCGGCGCTCTACGGCGCGCAGCTGTTCCGCGAGGCCGGCATCCCGGCCCAGGCGTTCCTCGCCAGCGAGTACGCCACCTCGGTCCCGCCCATCGGGGACGCGCTGGTCGTCGGCGTCACCCAGAGCGGCGAGACGGCGGACACCCTCTCCGCGCTCCGTGCCGCCCAGAAACGCGGCGCCCGCACGCTCGTGGTGACGAACGTCGTCGGGTCGACGGCCGCCCGCGAGTGCGACCACGCCTTCTACATCCGGGCCGGCCCCGAGATCGGCGTCGCCGCCAGCAAGACCTTCTCCTCGCAGCTGGCCGCCTTGAACCTGCTCACGCTGGGGATGACCAACTCCGACGACGCCCGCGAGGTCATCAACGGCCTGCGGGAGCTTCCCGGCGACCTCCAGCGCGTCCTCGACGAGTCCCGGGCCGAGGAAGTCGCAGAGATGTACACGGACGCCGGCGCGTACTTCTTCATCGGCCGCGGGCTCCAGTTCCCCGTCGCCCTCGAGGGCGCACTGAAGATGAAAGAGATCACCTACAAACACGCGGAGGGCTTTGCTGCCGGCGAACTCAAACACGGTCCGCTGGCGCTCGTGACGTCGGAGACGCCGGTCTTCGCCGTGGTCATCGGCGACGACGAGAAGGCCCGCAAGACGGTTGGCAACGTCAAGGAGGTCGAGGCCCGCGACGCGCCCGTGGTGGCGATCACTGACGGCCAGACCGACGTACATCGGTACGCCGACCACGTCCTGGAGGTCCCCGAGACCCACGAACGGGCGGCGGCCGTGTTGGCCAACGCCCACCTGCAGCTACTGTCCTACTACACCGCAGCGAAGCTCGGACGCAACATCGACAAGCCGCGGAATCTGGCGAAAAGTGTGACTGTGGAGTAG